The following proteins are co-located in the Caldisericum sp. genome:
- a CDS encoding endonuclease MutS2 → MREDTLKSLEYDKIINRLESLSFTKGGKELSINLTPYESIDEVKEALKETTDAKKFLDAEGDLPFVEFVDIESLFEKIKVLSLLTPEEMLRVSDVLSAISEIKEIGDSYRDSYPEIFKYTMRLSNFEDIVKAIRKVIGNDGKIVDDASPLLSIIRREIKTTYLRIQSILQEILYSKENEDAIQDKIITKRNDRYVIPIRLNSKPSFNYVVQGESGSRLTLFVEPMAVVELNNKLVELFSKERKEEERIILELEERIRNKFNAVFESLNIIYKLDFIFAKARLSSALKASEPIIVPEPYLELYEARNPFIKDDLVVPIDIEVGENFKMLIITGPNTGGKTVTLKTAGLLTLMAKAGMHIPAISNSKVGFFREVFADIGDEQSIEQNLSTFSSHMTRIIDIIKNATDKDLVLIDELGAGTDPEEGASLGVAILKKLYDIGATSIVTTHHGKIKEFPYKFKEAQNASVGFDVDTLSPTYKLYIGIPGESHALIIAERLGLPEDVLNDAKNELSSDFIEKAEIVSKMHEDNRAIEMMRNETEIAKNEALRLKETYEQKLRELEERKRLEIRKAYEEAQRIIDETKEKMNKILENLDTYIKSQKEIQEMKKVLKNEEANLEEQEEKEEIRELHKGEAPQLREGMLVYVPTFKAQGIVLQIKSDEGKAIVQIGAIRATLKLSDIEVTGLEKSEKTRESKVELKNLFEEEIPMKIDLHGYTVEEAIDILDKYLDKAYLHGLPYVFIVHGKGTGTLREAITQYLRTNKRVARFEIGTPSEGGIGTTIVFFK, encoded by the coding sequence ATGCGTGAAGACACATTAAAATCGCTTGAATACGACAAAATTATTAATAGACTTGAGTCTCTCTCATTTACGAAGGGGGGAAAAGAACTGAGTATAAACCTAACCCCTTATGAATCTATAGATGAAGTAAAAGAGGCATTAAAGGAAACAACCGATGCAAAAAAATTTCTTGATGCTGAAGGCGATCTACCTTTTGTTGAATTTGTTGATATCGAGTCACTTTTCGAAAAGATAAAGGTTCTTTCGCTACTTACCCCGGAAGAAATGCTTCGAGTATCCGATGTACTTTCGGCGATTTCTGAGATTAAAGAAATTGGCGATTCCTATAGAGATTCGTATCCTGAGATTTTCAAATATACGATGCGTCTTTCAAATTTTGAAGACATTGTAAAAGCGATAAGGAAGGTTATCGGAAACGACGGGAAAATTGTTGATGATGCTTCCCCCCTTCTAAGCATAATAAGAAGAGAAATTAAAACAACATATCTTAGAATCCAATCCATACTTCAGGAAATACTTTACTCGAAGGAAAATGAAGATGCTATTCAGGACAAAATTATTACAAAAAGAAATGATAGATATGTGATACCAATACGGCTTAACTCAAAACCTTCTTTTAATTATGTAGTGCAGGGTGAATCTGGAAGCAGGCTTACACTCTTTGTTGAACCAATGGCTGTTGTCGAGTTAAACAATAAATTAGTTGAATTGTTCTCAAAGGAAAGAAAAGAAGAAGAGCGAATAATTCTCGAGTTAGAAGAAAGGATAAGAAACAAATTCAATGCGGTTTTCGAATCTTTAAATATTATTTACAAACTTGACTTTATCTTTGCAAAAGCAAGATTATCATCAGCACTAAAAGCAAGTGAGCCAATTATTGTTCCTGAACCATATCTTGAATTGTATGAGGCAAGAAATCCATTTATAAAGGATGATTTGGTAGTCCCAATCGACATTGAGGTAGGGGAAAATTTCAAAATGCTCATAATAACAGGTCCGAACACAGGCGGAAAAACCGTCACCCTGAAGACTGCGGGACTGTTAACGCTAATGGCAAAGGCTGGTATGCATATTCCTGCGATTTCAAATTCAAAGGTTGGATTCTTTAGAGAAGTATTTGCAGATATAGGCGATGAACAAAGTATAGAACAAAATTTATCTACTTTTTCTTCTCATATGACAAGAATAATCGATATTATTAAAAACGCAACCGATAAAGATCTTGTTTTAATTGACGAACTTGGAGCGGGAACTGATCCCGAGGAAGGTGCCTCATTAGGAGTTGCTATCCTTAAGAAACTTTACGACATTGGCGCAACTTCAATTGTAACAACACATCATGGTAAGATAAAGGAATTTCCTTACAAATTTAAAGAAGCACAAAATGCATCTGTTGGTTTCGATGTTGATACGCTCTCGCCAACATATAAACTGTATATAGGAATTCCAGGTGAAAGCCACGCTTTGATTATTGCTGAGCGCCTCGGATTGCCTGAGGATGTTCTAAATGATGCTAAAAATGAACTTTCTTCAGATTTTATTGAAAAAGCAGAAATTGTAAGCAAAATGCATGAGGATAATAGAGCGATTGAGATGATGAGAAACGAAACAGAAATTGCAAAAAATGAGGCGTTGAGACTGAAGGAAACATATGAACAAAAATTAAGGGAATTAGAAGAGAGGAAGAGGCTTGAGATTAGAAAGGCATACGAAGAGGCGCAGCGAATTATAGACGAAACAAAAGAAAAGATGAATAAAATCCTTGAAAACCTTGATACATACATAAAGTCTCAAAAAGAGATACAGGAAATGAAAAAAGTCCTTAAGAATGAAGAAGCGAATCTTGAAGAACAAGAAGAAAAAGAGGAAATTAGAGAATTACATAAGGGCGAAGCTCCCCAGTTGCGAGAAGGTATGCTTGTTTATGTTCCTACATTTAAGGCACAGGGTATTGTTCTCCAGATAAAGAGTGACGAAGGGAAAGCGATTGTCCAGATCGGCGCAATAAGAGCAACACTTAAACTTTCAGATATTGAAGTAACTGGTCTTGAGAAAAGTGAAAAAACAAGAGAGTCAAAAGTGGAGTTAAAAAACCTTTTTGAAGAAGAAATCCCAATGAAAATTGATTTGCATGGTTATACTGTTGAGGAAGCGATTGACATACTTGACAAGTATCTTGACAAGGCATACTTACATGGTCTTCCATATGTCTTTATAGTCCATGGGAAAGGTAC